A single genomic interval of Variovorax sp. PMC12 harbors:
- the uraD gene encoding 2-oxo-4-hydroxy-4-carboxy-5-ureidoimidazoline decarboxylase, translating into MSLTIAQLNAAVPAAAVALLDGIYEHSPWIAQRALAARPFRSLAHLKHALVRALAESSADEQIGLIRAHPELAGKAMVSKTLTAESTNEQSKAGLTDCTPEEFAKIQQLNADYNAKFGFPFILAVRGPRGTGLAKREIIETFERRLHNHPSFELGEALRNIHRIAEIRLNDKFAADVTLGNDVWDWQEQLSVHTDPGYAEKGQLTVTYLTDAHRACAAQISALMRDVGFDSVHIDAVGNVVGRYEGTTPDAKTLLTGSHYDTVRNGGKYDGRLGIFVPIACVRELKRQNKRLPFAFEVVGFAEEEGQRYKATFLGSGALIGHFDPRWLDQKDADGVTMREAMQHAGLKQEDIPKIQRDPARYLGFVEVHIEQGPVLTELDLPLGIVTSINGSVRYVGEVIGMASHAGTTPMDRRRDAAAAVAELILYTEQRAAKDGDSVGTVGMLEVPSGSINVVPGRCKFSLDLRAPNNEQRDALATNVVNALKDICERRGVRFELEETMRAAAAPSAPAWQQRWEKAVDALGIPLFRMPSGAGHDAMKLHEVMPQAMLFVRGINSGISHNPLESSTNDDIQLAVQAFQLLLDNLAAEQAH; encoded by the coding sequence GTGAGCCTCACCATCGCCCAACTCAATGCCGCGGTGCCGGCCGCAGCCGTCGCGCTGCTCGACGGCATCTACGAGCATTCGCCCTGGATCGCGCAGCGCGCGCTGGCCGCCCGCCCCTTCCGCTCGCTCGCGCACCTCAAGCATGCGCTGGTGCGCGCGCTGGCCGAATCGTCGGCCGACGAACAGATCGGCCTGATCCGCGCCCACCCGGAGCTGGCGGGCAAGGCCATGGTCAGCAAGACGCTGACGGCCGAGTCGACCAACGAGCAGAGCAAGGCCGGCCTGACCGACTGCACGCCCGAGGAGTTCGCGAAGATCCAGCAGCTCAACGCCGACTACAACGCCAAGTTCGGCTTCCCGTTCATCCTGGCCGTGCGCGGACCGCGCGGCACCGGGCTGGCCAAGCGCGAGATCATCGAGACCTTCGAGCGCCGGCTGCACAACCACCCGTCGTTCGAACTGGGCGAGGCGCTGCGCAACATCCACCGCATCGCCGAGATCCGCCTGAACGACAAGTTTGCCGCCGACGTCACGCTCGGCAACGACGTGTGGGACTGGCAGGAGCAGCTCTCGGTGCACACCGACCCCGGCTACGCCGAGAAGGGCCAGCTCACCGTCACCTACCTGACCGACGCGCACCGCGCCTGCGCCGCGCAGATCAGCGCGCTGATGCGCGACGTGGGTTTCGATTCGGTGCACATCGATGCCGTAGGCAACGTGGTGGGCCGCTATGAAGGTACGACGCCCGACGCAAAGACGCTGCTCACCGGCTCGCACTACGACACCGTGCGCAACGGCGGCAAGTACGACGGCCGCCTCGGCATCTTCGTGCCGATCGCCTGCGTTCGCGAACTCAAGCGGCAGAACAAGCGCCTGCCCTTCGCCTTCGAGGTGGTGGGCTTCGCCGAAGAGGAGGGCCAGCGCTACAAGGCGACCTTCCTGGGCTCGGGCGCGCTCATCGGCCACTTCGACCCGCGCTGGCTCGACCAGAAGGACGCCGACGGCGTCACCATGCGCGAAGCCATGCAGCACGCGGGCCTGAAGCAGGAAGACATCCCGAAGATCCAGCGCGACCCGGCGCGCTACCTCGGCTTCGTCGAGGTGCACATCGAACAGGGCCCGGTGCTCACCGAGCTCGACCTGCCGCTGGGCATCGTCACCTCCATCAACGGCAGCGTGCGCTACGTGGGCGAGGTCATCGGCATGGCCAGCCACGCCGGCACCACGCCCATGGACCGCCGCCGAGACGCCGCGGCCGCCGTGGCCGAGCTGATCCTCTACACCGAGCAGCGCGCCGCCAAAGATGGCGACTCGGTCGGCACCGTCGGCATGCTCGAAGTGCCGAGCGGCTCCATCAACGTGGTGCCGGGCCGCTGCAAGTTCAGCCTCGACCTGCGCGCGCCCAACAACGAACAGCGCGATGCATTGGCCACCAACGTGGTCAACGCGCTGAAAGACATCTGCGAGCGACGCGGCGTGCGCTTCGAGCTCGAAGAGACGATGCGCGCCGCCGCCGCCCCCAGCGCGCCGGCCTGGCAGCAGCGTTGGGAAAAGGCGGTCGACGCACTCGGCATTCCGCTCTTTCGCATGCCCAGCGGCGCCGGCCACGACGCCATGAAGCTGCACGAGGTGATGCCGCAGGCCATGCTCTTCGTGCGCGGCATCAACTCGGGCATCAGCCACAACCCGCTCGAATCGAGCACCAACGACGACATCCAGCTCGCGGTGCAAGCCTTCCAGCTGCTGCTGGACAACCTGGCCGCCGAACAAGCCCACTGA
- the puuE gene encoding allantoinase PuuE, which yields MTVYDSTLPYPRDLVGYGRNPPHAQWPGGARVAVQFVLNYEEGGENATLHGDAGSEQFLSEMFNPASFPDRHISMEGIYEYGSRAGVWRILREFEKRGLPLTVFGVGMALERYPELTAAFKELGHEIACHGWRWIHYQNLDEATEREHMRLGMEAIEKLTGERALGWYTGRDSPRTRRLVADYGGFEYDSDYYGDDLPFWMKVRKTDGTVVPQLIVPYTLDCNDMRFALPQGYSHADPFFQYMKDTFDALYAEGDPAGDNSPKMMSIGMHCRLLGRPGRITALQRFLDHIARHDKVWVCRRVDIARHWKQAHPFEAGAAS from the coding sequence ATGACCGTCTACGACTCCACCCTGCCCTACCCCCGCGACCTCGTCGGCTACGGCCGCAACCCGCCCCACGCGCAGTGGCCCGGCGGCGCGCGCGTCGCGGTGCAGTTCGTGCTGAACTACGAAGAAGGCGGCGAGAACGCCACACTGCACGGCGACGCGGGCTCCGAGCAATTCCTCTCCGAGATGTTCAACCCGGCGAGCTTTCCCGACCGGCACATCAGCATGGAGGGCATCTACGAATACGGCTCGCGCGCCGGCGTCTGGCGCATCCTGCGCGAGTTCGAGAAGCGCGGCCTGCCGCTCACCGTGTTCGGCGTGGGCATGGCGCTCGAGCGCTACCCGGAGCTGACGGCCGCCTTCAAGGAACTGGGCCATGAAATCGCCTGCCACGGCTGGCGCTGGATCCACTACCAGAACCTCGACGAAGCCACCGAGCGCGAACACATGCGCCTGGGCATGGAAGCCATCGAGAAGCTCACCGGCGAACGCGCCCTGGGCTGGTACACCGGCCGCGACAGCCCGCGCACGCGCCGCCTCGTGGCCGACTACGGCGGCTTCGAGTACGACAGCGACTACTACGGCGACGACCTGCCCTTCTGGATGAAAGTGCGCAAGACCGACGGCACGGTGGTGCCGCAGCTCATCGTGCCCTACACGCTCGACTGCAACGACATGCGCTTCGCGCTGCCGCAGGGCTACTCGCATGCCGATCCGTTCTTCCAGTACATGAAGGACACCTTCGACGCGCTCTACGCCGAGGGCGACCCCGCCGGCGACAACAGCCCGAAGATGATGAGCATCGGCATGCACTGCCGCCTGCTCGGTCGGCCCGGGCGCATCACCGCGCTTCAGCGCTTCCTGGACCACATCGCACGGCACGACAAGGTGTGGGTCTGCCGCCGCGTCGACATCGCGCGCCATTGGAAGCAGGCGCACCCCTTCGAAGCAGGAGCCGCATCGTGA
- a CDS encoding GntR family transcriptional regulator encodes MKNMESSTTRSIVDALTKAIVEHRLQPGTKLAEQKLADHFGVSRTLVRQALFQLSQNKLIRLEPARGAFVAAPAVDEAKQVFAVRRMLEAEMTREFVRTVTPAKIKALKEHVALEKSAVSGEDISGRTELLGDFHVRMAELMGNQVLAQILGELISRCALITLMYQSTSAAEHSNDEHADIVKALASRDEERAVRLMTEHLEHVEANLTFDRKVPTNDISLALS; translated from the coding sequence ATGAAAAACATGGAGTCCTCCACCACCCGTTCGATCGTCGATGCGCTCACCAAGGCCATCGTCGAGCACCGGCTTCAGCCCGGCACCAAGCTGGCCGAGCAGAAGCTGGCCGATCACTTCGGCGTGTCGCGCACGCTGGTGCGGCAGGCCCTGTTCCAGCTGTCGCAGAACAAGCTCATCCGCCTGGAGCCCGCGCGGGGCGCCTTCGTGGCCGCGCCCGCCGTCGACGAAGCCAAGCAGGTGTTCGCCGTGCGCCGCATGCTCGAGGCCGAGATGACGCGCGAGTTCGTGCGCACCGTCACGCCCGCCAAGATCAAGGCGCTGAAGGAGCATGTGGCGCTCGAGAAATCCGCGGTATCGGGCGAAGACATCTCCGGGCGCACCGAGCTGCTCGGCGACTTCCACGTGCGCATGGCCGAGCTCATGGGCAACCAAGTGCTGGCGCAGATCCTCGGCGAGCTGATCTCGCGCTGCGCCCTCATCACGCTGATGTACCAGAGCACCAGCGCGGCCGAGCACTCCAACGACGAGCACGCCGACATCGTGAAGGCACTGGCCTCGCGCGATGAGGAACGGGCCGTGCGCCTCATGACCGAACACCTCGAGCACGTCGAGGCCAACCTGACCTTCGACCGCAAGGTCCCGACCAACGACATCTCGCTGGCGCTGTCCTGA
- the uraH gene encoding hydroxyisourate hydrolase, translating into MGLSTHVLDTMHGGPAAGMEVVLYTTDGDAATLVKRFTLNSDGRSDGPLYDNNSLKAGTYRLVFDVAGYFKARGVKLPEPNFLNKVSLDFGVAHTDQHYHVPLLVSPWSYSTYRGS; encoded by the coding sequence ATGGGCCTGAGCACTCACGTACTGGACACGATGCATGGCGGCCCCGCAGCGGGCATGGAGGTGGTGCTGTACACCACCGACGGCGACGCCGCCACGCTGGTCAAGCGCTTCACGCTGAATTCGGACGGCCGCAGCGACGGGCCGCTGTACGACAACAACTCGTTGAAGGCCGGCACTTACCGGCTGGTGTTCGACGTGGCGGGCTACTTCAAGGCCCGCGGCGTCAAGCTGCCGGAGCCCAATTTCCTGAACAAGGTGTCGCTGGACTTCGGCGTGGCGCACACCGACCAGCACTACCACGTGCCCCTGCTCGTGAGCCCGTGGAGCTACTCCACGTACCGCGGCTCCTGA